From Candidatus Krumholzibacteriota bacterium, a single genomic window includes:
- a CDS encoding CRISPR-associated endonuclease Cas3'', with the protein MAALPKVGDRIDQTMVVGKKVKRDFTNGTFLLFQLNNRDGVLKAVYWDPTPEAEHEIVANDVVAVRGEITEYQGALQLKIARMEKLDPGSFDPAEFLPSSTRDTAGIYDELLAMIGRMENAHIRGLLTTIFGDEGFRAGFEKAPAAKGWHHSYVGGLAEHVYDMARLALAAAEVYPEADRDLLLAGVLLHDLGKLEELFATNRIDYTDKGRLVGHIALGAAFLDEFLRGMTDFPEELALRLRHMVLSHHGSRENGSPVVPMTVEALLLNYVDNMDAQVRGALMTIEKNSGDGRWTEYVRLLDRFIYRGADPGETNGE; encoded by the coding sequence ATGGCGGCTCTCCCGAAGGTCGGCGACCGGATCGACCAGACGATGGTGGTGGGGAAGAAGGTGAAGCGGGATTTCACCAACGGCACGTTTCTCCTCTTCCAGCTCAACAACCGCGACGGGGTCCTGAAGGCCGTGTACTGGGATCCGACTCCCGAGGCCGAACATGAGATCGTCGCCAACGACGTCGTCGCCGTGCGGGGCGAGATCACCGAGTACCAGGGCGCGCTCCAGCTCAAGATCGCCCGCATGGAGAAGCTCGATCCCGGTTCCTTCGATCCGGCGGAGTTCCTGCCCTCCTCGACGCGCGACACGGCGGGTATTTACGACGAGCTGCTCGCCATGATCGGCCGCATGGAGAACGCGCACATCCGCGGTCTCTTGACGACGATCTTCGGCGACGAGGGATTCCGCGCGGGATTCGAGAAGGCCCCGGCGGCGAAGGGATGGCACCACTCCTACGTCGGCGGCCTCGCCGAGCACGTGTACGACATGGCCCGGCTCGCCCTGGCCGCGGCCGAGGTCTACCCCGAGGCCGATCGCGACCTGCTTCTGGCGGGCGTCCTGCTGCACGATCTCGGCAAGCTCGAGGAGCTCTTCGCGACCAACCGGATCGATTACACGGACAAGGGCCGGCTCGTCGGGCACATCGCCCTGGGGGCCGCCTTCCTCGACGAGTTTCTCCGCGGGATGACGGACTTTCCCGAGGAACTCGCCCTGCGCCTCAGGCACATGGTGCTCAGCCATCACGGTTCCCGCGAGAACGGTTCGCCCGTCGTGCCGATGACGGTCGAGGCGCTTCTGCTCAACTACGTGGACAACATGGACGCGCAGGTCCGCGGCGCCCTCATGACGATCGAGAAGAACAGCGGGGACGGGCGCTGGACGGAATACGTTCGCCTGCTCGACCGCTTCATCTACCGGGGCGCGGATCCCGGGGAGACAAACGGGGAGTGA
- the alr gene encoding alanine racemase → MRRFPAWVEVNLDAMKWNLDRVRSLLEPGVGTLLVVKADAYGHGAVRVARFAEREGVEMLGVATADEGKELRSAGIQLPILILSPVLPEELDAVLEHGLAVNASSLEFAEAASRTAAAAGRRCAVHVEIDTGMGRAGMGMTEAVGTIRRIAALGALDLDGIFTHFPASDLDVPFTRNQIAAFSGLVDELAQGGIRFRWVHAANSGAIMEFPSSHFNLVRPGLVVYGLAPSTGLDGRIDVAPTMSFKSRIVLVREMPAGASVSYGRTWVSERPFRMGIVPVGYGHGLGHRLSNNGSVLFRGRRVPVIGRVTMDMTMVDLSAFPDAAAGEEVVIFGRQGEETIGADELAERIGTINYEILCGISKRVARVYLQRGEVDSFKTLLGMQEGVRLHP, encoded by the coding sequence ATGCGGCGGTTTCCCGCATGGGTCGAGGTCAACCTCGACGCGATGAAATGGAACCTCGACCGGGTGCGCTCCCTTCTCGAACCCGGCGTCGGCACGCTTCTCGTGGTCAAGGCGGACGCCTACGGGCACGGCGCCGTCCGCGTCGCGCGCTTCGCCGAGCGGGAGGGTGTCGAGATGCTCGGCGTGGCCACCGCCGACGAGGGCAAGGAACTCCGCTCGGCCGGCATCCAACTGCCGATCCTGATCCTCAGCCCCGTTCTTCCAGAGGAGCTCGACGCGGTGCTCGAGCACGGCCTCGCGGTCAACGCGTCCTCGCTCGAATTCGCCGAAGCGGCCTCGCGGACCGCGGCGGCGGCGGGGCGCCGATGCGCGGTCCACGTCGAGATCGATACGGGGATGGGACGGGCCGGCATGGGAATGACGGAGGCCGTCGGGACGATCCGGCGGATCGCCGCTCTCGGCGCTCTCGATCTCGACGGCATCTTCACGCATTTCCCGGCCTCCGATCTCGACGTCCCCTTCACGCGCAACCAGATCGCCGCCTTCTCGGGACTCGTCGACGAACTCGCGCAAGGCGGCATCCGTTTCCGCTGGGTGCACGCGGCGAACAGCGGCGCGATCATGGAATTTCCCTCTTCCCACTTCAATCTCGTCCGGCCGGGACTCGTCGTCTATGGCCTCGCTCCCTCGACGGGCCTCGACGGGCGGATCGACGTCGCTCCGACGATGAGCTTCAAGTCGCGGATCGTCCTCGTCAGGGAGATGCCCGCCGGGGCGAGCGTCTCCTACGGGCGCACGTGGGTCTCCGAGCGTCCCTTCCGGATGGGGATCGTGCCGGTCGGGTACGGCCACGGGCTGGGGCACCGCCTCTCCAACAACGGGTCGGTCCTCTTCCGGGGCAGGCGCGTGCCGGTTATCGGACGGGTCACGATGGACATGACGATGGTCGATCTCTCCGCATTCCCCGACGCGGCCGCCGGCGAGGAGGTCGTGATCTTCGGCCGGCAGGGGGAGGAGACGATCGGCGCCGACGAACTCGCCGAACGCATCGGGACGATCAACTACGAGATCCTCTGCGGCATCTCCAAGCGCGTCGCGCGCGTCTACCTGCAGCGCGGCGAGGTCGACAGCTTCAAGACCCTTCTCGGCATGCAGGAGGGCGTCAGGCTGCATCCCTGA